The halophilic archaeon DL31 nucleotide sequence CGTCCACAAAACACAACGACTGAGGATGGGCCACCATCTATCTCGTGCCTTCCCTGAAACGCGGAAGCGCCACGCCGCGGCTTATCGGGATTGTGGACCTCTAGTCAAGTATGGGAGAACACTCGATGTCGAACCGATTGGCAGTGGAGCAGCCGACACGGGGCGCTGACCGCAATCGATCCCTTGCTGACCAAGCCGATCCAGCTACGGACGATATGCTACTTCCTTCCCTCAAGGACGGCGTCACCCTCCTCGATGTGGAGGGCGGTCGCGGCGTCCCGATTCTGCAGTCGCTCGTGCTCGATCATCTCCTCCTGCACGCCGGGCCCGCCTTCTGGGTCGACGCAAACGGACACGCGACAACAACAACGCTCTCCCAAATTGCTCCCAGCCGGCGGCTACTTGACCGGATCCACGTCGCACGCGGCTTTACCGCCTACCAGCACTACGGCGCCGTCTCTGATCTCCCGACGGCGGTGAATCAGTCCATTCAAGAATCGACGTCCGACGATAGTCTTCGAAATCGACAACCTACGGAGAATGACGATGAATCGCCACACACCCCCTCGCTCATCGTCGCGCCGGCCGTCGACATCCAGTATCGGGCCGACGATACCCTCGGGGAAACACACGCGGAAACGCTTCAGACCCGAACGCTCGCCCGGTTGGCGACCTACGCCGACGGGTACGACATCCCCGTGCTAGTCACCCGGACCAAGCGCAACGACTTCACAGCGTCGGGC carries:
- a CDS encoding hypothetical protein (KEGG: hla:Hlac_3077 hypothetical protein), which produces MGEHSMSNRLAVEQPTRGADRNRSLADQADPATDDMLLPSLKDGVTLLDVEGGRGVPILQSLVLDHLLLHAGPAFWVDANGHATTTTLSQIAPSRRLLDRIHVARGFTAYQHYGAVSDLPTAVNQSIQESTSDDSLRNRQPTENDDESPHTPSLIVAPAVDIQYRADDTLGETHAETLQTRTLARLATYADGYDIPVLVTRTKRNDFTASGVTAADHHLECEQTRMGPRVVGDGFETLVYPVDDGAYYQTTFAYWRQLLAARATQVGVEPTTPAPSTPTPEGVGTGVTADGETVAATADPLLDAWTATGTGGR